A window from Canis aureus isolate CA01 chromosome 23, VMU_Caureus_v.1.0, whole genome shotgun sequence encodes these proteins:
- the LOC144295400 gene encoding olfactory receptor 52P1-like, which yields MADNATHSYISSFFLVGIPGLQAFHCWIGIPVCLLFALALLGNSVIIITIKIEPSLHLPVYFFLCMLAVNDMALVSSTAPKMLGIFWLDAHKFDFSICLAQMYFIHTFCIIESALLVAMAFDRYVAICIPLRYTTILTTPMVTKMGLAGVIRATFMVLPCPLLIKRLPYYTKYVINHAYCEHMAVVKLASANTLINRAYGISVALSVMVLDLGLIATSYIKILQAVFRLSSQNARSKALGTCAAHVCTLLGFYTPALFSFLTHRIGKKVPSSIHIIFASLYLLVPPTVNPLVYGVKTKQIRDRVVSLFLSNKIISGN from the coding sequence ATGGCAGACAATGCTACACATAGCTACATCTCATCTTTTTTCCTGGTTGGTATTCCTGGTTTGCAAGCTTTTCACTGCTGGATTGGCATCCCTGTCTGCCTCCTGTTTGCCCTGGCCCTGCTGGGGAACAGTgtaatcatcatcaccatcaaaaTAGAACCCAGCCTCCACCTGCCtgtgtatttcttcctttgtatGCTGGCAGTGAATGACATGGCTCTTGTCTCTTCCACAGCCCCCAAGATGCTGGGTATCTTCTGGTTGGATGCTCACAAGTTTGACTTTAGTATCTGTCTAGCACAAATGTATTTTATCCACACATTCTGCATAATTGAGTCAGCCCTCTTGGTTGCCATGGCCTTCGACCGGTATGTAGCTATTTGTATCCCACTGCGTTATACAACCATCTTGACAACACCAATGGTCACTAAAATGGGTCTAGCTGGTGTGATCCGAGCTACCTTTatggttttgccctgtcctcttCTTATTAAAAGGCTACCATATTACACTAAATATGTTATCAATCATGCCTACTGTGAGCACATGGCTGTGGTGAAGTTGGCCAGTGCCAACACCCTCATTAACAGAGCATATGGAATCTCTGTGGCCCTTTCAGTGATGGTGTTGGACCTAGGGCTCATCGCCACATCCTATATCAAGATCCTTCAGGCAGTCTTCCGGCTATCTTCTCAGAATGCCCGCTCTAAAGCTCTGGGCACCTGTGCTGCCCATGTCTGCACTCTACTTGGATTCTACACACCTGCACTATTTAGTTTCCTAACTCACCGCATTGGCAAGAAGGTACCTTCAAGCATTCATATAATTTTTgcaagtttgtatcttttggtgCCTCCCACAGTCAATCCCCTGGTGTATGGTGTCAAGACCAAACAGATTCGTGACCGTGTGGTCAGTCTCTTCCTCTCAAACAAGATTATTTCTGGAAACTAA